The sequence AGCCACCTCCTCTGCCTAAGACGCATACCGAAGAGGAGTAATGTTACTTCTGATCCCCCGAGACTAGAGTCTCATCCTGGCTGGTCTGTGCCCTGGGTGTGCTAGAGTTCTCGGAGAGCAATCACTGTGCTTTATTCACTGGCGGGCTCTCATTGTGGCCCAGCCAGTCACCGGCTCAGTGACACGTCGTCGTCCCAGCACCCTGAACACTGTGCTGGCGATCACCAGATAACCAATCCGGATATTCCACACACGAACAGACCACAGCATCACAGCGGTTTGTAGAAAAACTCCCAACTGATTTAAACAATTGGGTGCACTGTTTTGGCAGCATGCAGCGCTTTTCTCAAATGGTGTATACtgccaaaatattatttttttaaagaataaaatGGCTTGGAGTTTTTACTGACCGCTGTGTTCTGCAAAGAACATATTTCTAGATGTTTGAGACCTGTTTGTCAATGACATTCCTATGAATCCCCGGTATAACGGTTTCTTGGCACAGCAGCTTATGTAGTAGTGGTTTGGTCATGATTTTGTTTGCTGCAAATTCTCACAATGTGATGATCTTtccaggcaaacacagaaagcatcCTGGAGGTCGCGGTAATGCCGGTGGTATGCATCACCACAGAATCAACTTTGATAAGTAGTAAGTATTACGAGAAGTGATGGCAGTCTCTGTACAACACTGATTAAAGGGCGATGGCACTatataaatcaataaaataaGTAATGGCTGCCATTAGTttgtccatgcagatgttgcgcaCGGGGTTAGTGCCTAGAAGGGGAGCGATGTACACAAATAGGTGGATGTCTTATCCATTTCGGTAGATGGGGAACAGTTGGGCTCCCCCATTTGTTGTGATGCTGACAGTTGTCTGTCTAGTGTTATACCTGAGAAGAAGGCCCTCTTATAGCAGTCACCACATTTAACTCTTTGCCTTACATTCTGAGATTTCTTCAGATCAGCTTCAGTCTTTCTATGACTGCCCTGGGACTTCATAACCCTGTTATTTCCGGAAGGCACTTGTTTCCCATTGAACTTGTTTTATTGTTGTACAATATCGTCCCAGACAATAACCCTGGCTCCTTATCTTCTGCCAGCCACCCTGGTTACTTCGGTAAGGTCGGTATGAGACATTACCACTTGAAGAGGAATCAACAGTTCTGCCCCACAATCAACCTGGACAAACTGTGGACCTTGGTCAGTGAGCAGACCAGGCTGACCCATGCTAAGAACCTTGAAGGCCCAGCACCCATCATCGATGCCGTGCGTGCAGTAAGTGGGAACCCTTTATTAATCTTGTGAAATCAGCAGCTATTACTACCCTGTATATCTTTAGGATATTCAACGAAGATAACCACTTGCTCAGATGTGAGGATCTGGCACCCAAATTTCCTAGAGCCCAAAGTTGCTAAGCTACATGGCCATTCCTCTGCCTTGTATTGACTTACGACTTGAGGAGAGCTGGGTGACCACCCTGGCTTTTAATTGCACACCTTTACCATGGCATGTTAATACTGATTACTTACACACTGCTCCTTCCTTTCTCGCCAGGGTTACTACAAGGTTCTCGGAAAAGGCAAACTCCCCAGACAGCCAGTCATCGTAAAGGCAAAGTTCTTCAGCCGCCGAGCAGAGGAGAAAATCAAAGGAGTTGGTGGTGCCTGTGTGCTGGTAGCATAAACTGCACAGAAAACTATTAAACTTCCATTCTTTACACTCTGTGGTTGATTGTTCCTCTGTGTAAATCAGTGGCAGATCTGCAGGCAACAGTAGTCGTGAGTCATGTCCAGCTCGGTCTGTCTCTATTTCTTGATAACCTGTGGAGGAGTAACACGACTGCTGGGTCAGACTACACATGGAGATGAAACTTATTTTTATGGTTTGAAATCTCACCAACTACATATTCTAATACATTCCTAGTAAAAAGCagttctgcagttcttttcatTTAGAAGCTGATCACATTTGGAGGCAGTATGGTCTGCAGCATGATGTAGGTGAGGAGTATGTACAGCTCCCTCCAGCAAGGTGCCAACCTGAGGCCTTTATTCCTATAATAATACAGGGTAGTAGCATATGTTTTTGCTATGGTGAATGCACCAGTTAATGTACAGTGACTTAAAGGGTTtttaccacctcattttgacctaattagctctctgacactagcgatctgctagtgtctgatctacctaacaatgctattctcagacctgtgtgtggatccgtttcactaaaaaacgaacttattaatatgctaatgagcctctaggtgctatgggggcgtcttttcagcacctagaggctcggtctactcacattgtatgccgccccgctcgtccgttaagcctgcccatctcctcttgaatgccatcctccatctgagccagtggaCAAATTCTCGCGCCTGtgccgtgtgcgtctgtattctGCGCCGaatgcaggcgcgagaattcgtccactggctcagatggaggatggcattcaagaggagatgggcgcgCTTAACGGACGAGCaaggcggcatacaatgtgagtagaccgagcctctaggtgctgaaaagacacccccatagcacctagaggctcattagcatattaataaaagtttgttttttagtgaaacggatccacacacaggtctgaggaTAGCATTGTtgggtagatcagacactagcagatcgctagtgtcagagctaattaggtcaaaatgaggtggtagaaaccctttaagagtatATTCCCCTCTTCCCAGCTTCTTCCATACTTGCATGTTTGAGATCATGGAACTAATTTTAGGTCCAGTAGGGCTGAACAGCTTTTCCTGTGAAAAAGGAATGGTCCCCATAGCTATTAATTTAACCAAATCCCCTTGATTCAGTTAAATTTTGCTGGGCACACCCAGGCATGATTGCCGCCAGCCCTGTTGAATTTAAAGGCCTATTTTCACTGACAGATTTAGCAGATATATAAGGTACGAATACATGGCAACACGTCGCGTGACATTGGTGTCGtactagtctatggtgtcgcagtaTGACGCAGTGCGACACGTGGCCTAGTAgccttagacagcacgatctgctgctgacaatcAGTGGCACCTTTACACTAGCACTTCATCGCTAACTAGCGTTCTGGCTGATTCTAGCCTAGTGTAAACGGGACTTTAATCCCACTTAAATAGTAACCTATTTGCCAATGTGAAGCTGGTCTCAATGTGGCACGTGATGCCACATTCTAAAGAGTTTCAAATACAGATGAAAAGGGTCATTGAAATCTACCAGTCTGGAAATGATAAATTGATGGCTAAGGCCAGACGCACACGAGTGCGTTCAATGCAATGTGAGGTCCTGTGctgacctctgctcctctgacaggatcatGCGCAACATAATTTCTAGTGCTGTTTACCCCTGAGTCCAGAAATCTGTTGTATTagactgacagattttctgacagaTGATTACTAACAAGCGTTCGTAGTAACTCTTGTTGGTGATCATCTGGCATTTTAATACTGCCGCTTATTACtagatgaatgagcaaacgctgGTTTATCGGGCGATCATGATCTTTCAagcggcagattgtgctgtctaatcctGATCTGCTGGCAAatactgtaacagcatggggatgagcaatggtataacaatcgctcctccccatactgcggAGGAGATCACTGTATGTAATAGAAGAGATCTCCTGCTAGCAGCAATGTAGAGAATATAacccactaaggcctctttcacacaaacatgTGTCCatgctgcaaattgcggtccacaatgcatcgGCACCGACTGTGGGGAAGCCGCATGcatatcgcggacccattcacttgaatggggtctgcgatccgtccgttccgcaaaaagaacaaGTTctctctttttgcagaacggaacaccacagaagcactctatagtgcttccgttccacaccgcatctccggatttgcagacacatttaaagtgaatgggtctgcatctgtgatgtggaatgcacacagccggtgccccgtgtattgcggaactggcgtatgtgggccgcaatacggccacggtggACACACATtttgtgtgaaagaagcctaagggcTGTTTAACACGAGTGGATGCCGTGAGTGACCTctgctgcgtgaatgacagccaagacccgccacggacagcagaagcacggagcatttacatgattgataatgctctgtgtctcATCTTTTTACTAgaaaatcatggtgacaactttatctcactgtaattttgtagtaaaaagatcagaggcacggagcattattaatcatgtcTGCAgccggtcttggctgtcattcacgcagcggatgtcatgCACAGCATCAgattgtgtgaaacagccctaaagggCTTGGAGTGCAGTACAGGTGCAAGTCAAGTGAGAACAATTAACCACAAGGAACAATGTCTTACAAGAGTTCACTGATGACTCATTCAGGAACTCACAAGAACCCTTAAACATCTGACAAACTGCAGGTCTCACTTGCCTCAGCTAAGGGAATCATTTACTAGTCTACAATAACACACTGGGCCAAAATGGCATCCATGTGAGGGTTAACAGGCAAACCACTGCTGAACTAAAAAAAAGCTCTTGTTGCATTTACCAAATAAAAACATCTAGATTAGGCCAAGATTTTTTGACTCAAAGGTGTCACTTTTTGTAAGACTTCTATTACATCTGGCTCAAAGCTAatactacatgcacacgaccgttgtgttttgcggtctgcaaattgtggattcgcaaaacatggacaaggacagcacacggagtgctgtccgcatcttttgcggccctattgaagtgaatgggttcgcattcaagctgcaaaaactgcagctctgatgtggaccaaaacaacggttgtgtgcataaggccttaccaTCAATTGGTGGTGGCCTGGAGCTGCTttgtttctgcaggacctgtatgACTTAATTGATGGAACAATTAATTCTTCTCAGAAAATACTGAAGGAGAATGTCTTAATGAATGACTTAAAGGGGGTTGGCTACTTTTGACCAAAGTGCATGTAAGAGGACTATATGACGCTCGCTAATATAGCCATTGTTGTATTTCTGAGCCggaaagtggccaaccctttaaaggggttttaccatcacacacaatggaggcatatcgcaaggatatgcccccattgtctgataggtgcatgtcccacctctgggac is a genomic window of Bufo bufo chromosome 1, aBufBuf1.1, whole genome shotgun sequence containing:
- the RPL27A gene encoding 60S ribosomal protein L27a, which encodes MPTKLRKTRKLRGHVSHGHGRIGKHRKHPGGRGNAGGMHHHRINFDKYHPGYFGKVGMRHYHLKRNQQFCPTINLDKLWTLVSEQTRLTHAKNLEGPAPIIDAVRAGYYKVLGKGKLPRQPVIVKAKFFSRRAEEKIKGVGGACVLVA